The DNA segment CATCCATCACTTGAACTTGGTAGCTTTCTAATTCCACTGCAACATCATTTAACTTTGCTGTAGAATACTCAAGAGCTGGACTCTTGTCTAGTTCTACAATAATACGTACTTCATCCGAATCTTGAAGCCCATATTCTTCTTGAAGAGTTTTCATTCTTGAAGTTTTTATTTCCTTTACTCGATCCTTGTGTGAAGTCTCTGCAGACGCTGTTATTACATTCCCTGCAAGCATTGACAAAATTAGAACCATTGACAGAATTCTCTTCATTAAATTTCCCTCCTTTTATTTGTTTTTACATCAAAAATTACTACAGCATATGACAAAATCTAATTTATACTGTAGTATTTAAGCTTATACACCTCCTCTATCGAGATGTGCATATTTTACCATATTTTATATGTATTATCAATTATACTGTAATTAATAGGTTAGCATGGATAAATTATTCATTTTTTTGATATCTGAGACAAAAAAATAGCGCATGGATATGCGCTTTCAAGAACAGAATTTTTTTACTTCATTTAGCAAATGTTCATAGCGTAAATGTAACGCTTTAAGTTGGTAGATATAGCTGTCGATTATGCTTTGGTCAGTAGCATAATCATACTTGTTGTGTATTTGGTCAATTTCTTCTTGGGTTTCTTTGAGGAGTTCCATAATTTGTCTCTCTTCTTCTGATAGTGTATCTTCAGTGTTGTGCCATAAGTTAGGTATCATTGTTCTACCTTCTTTCACCAAGGAACCACAATCCTTCGGTAATAAGTATGTGTTCAGTTAAATTATAGTCTAATATTTTCCATTTTATTCATATAATTAATTTAATCTGCCTT comes from the Vallitalea okinawensis genome and includes:
- a CDS encoding DUF2508 family protein gives rise to the protein MIPNLWHNTEDTLSEEERQIMELLKETQEEIDQIHNKYDYATDQSIIDSYIYQLKALHLRYEHLLNEVKKFCS